The sequence aaaacaacagaaaaatGTCCTTGTACTTTTCTATGGTTATGTatgcatgaaatgaaatgataacCAGCGTCATTTTCAGCGATtaatagtgaaaatttaaacagacgttgttggtcgtcactacgagcgccattttgactgtttccacttgctaagaacgtctgtcataatatttaagcatttttaagtgaaaatttgCCCTGAATTTCAAACACAGCAGCATAAGAAGACAAACAGATAACATTATAGCGTATAACCAGATTGTTGCCTGTATTTTCCCAATAGAAAATGCTGGaaagtgaaaaatatcttgaccggaataagggtacatctaaatctactcgttccttattccgttcattgGGTTTGAAGGATGGATTCCGAAAATTCTGTGTATGAGAATATAATCTATGAGCAAGAAAAGGTACATCGTACATGAAGCCATATGAAtggtgaacatttgaaattctatccCGCAAGCAGGCAGACAGAAAGGAAATCCGTTAACGACTCTACTCGAAAAGGTTATGGGACCTTTTTCAACTCGTTCCGGGAAAGTACAGTTTTTTCAGTTAATGATTTAATGATGATTTATAAAGTGAATGCTGGACAATGTTAAGGAAGGGTTTCCGGAGAATACGGACAGTTTTAACAGCACAATCCATGATTGCGGCGTTctttttttaaagctttatccggaaatttcttggcgaatttctataaaaaaaacactgcCCTCTCTGAGCTGCAAATAAGGTTATGTTTTACCTAAATCCATGAATACTTCGTAGAAGTAGGGTTATCCGGTACTTTAAAGAACCGGAACTTTAaagaatattcaatttgaacgaaacagtgatacgaacaattccaaacaaacagGGACATTGTTTTGGAAGGTTCAGGTCAGAATTAAAGGCCTAGTATCCAGGCTCTAGTCAAAATTACGTTGAGGATAAGGTGTAAAACTCCGATAAGGAATTGTATCTGTCCTTTTCTGTGGTACCTAATGCAACTGGGCAGCTAGCATCAATGTCTTGAATATATCTTGTATATAGATAAGCAAACGAAAAAACAGTCAACTTGGCTAtactaaggaaatatcattcgttgtattttaaatttggaagaaaattacatttaagctttttatttgcaatattataatgaatgaaaagatggatttgtgagaaaaatgatgcctggtattagcatctccaagaaatcaaatgtttttcgggtgattggaattaggaacacgaatgaacggaattaggaacaatgccatttcagatgattggaattaggaccacataattggtcaattttgttttcactacTGGAGCCTAAGTCTATGAATGCAttccaacatattttattttcaattgtatatagaaaatgacactatatagcgaaattgcagcttcaaaatactaaacggctattttttagagcttttagacatagcgcattgtcttaggtgaacggaataagggcacagcacggtatctcgcgtattgtaaaaaaaagtttaattatCGAAACAACCATTCagataccgtgacctgccctaattccacgcatcgcctaataccgtggttttcataaaaaatcagaacctggctatcatggacatcacattatttggtgaaatgttcaaacataatatgtttgaacataatacgatgtccatgatagccaggttctgatttttgatgaaaaccacggtattagcCGATGCGCGGAATTTGGGCAGGTCATGGTATCGGGGtttcgaaaatggaaacggcTAATTGAGTTGGCACACTTTAGATTCACGAAACTCTATTGCTTCATTCCAAAACCGGCTTTTTAATGTTCGAAAGTCAAGTCTTTTCTTCTAAATTACTAAAAGCTTCTTTCTGTCTTATCTTTATAATTAATAGACCTTCTGAAGTGTTACAATCTTGTGCAATATTGACATCATATTGCAGAATGCCGGTTCTTCCTGATACCGCAAGGTTGTGTTATGCAATATTAAACTGCCTACGTAAAGATTGGGAagagtggggcaagatgggtttcCTAAGGTAAACTGTCAATTTCGTGACATTAGTTCACATTTTACATGTTTAGAGTTTTCAACGGAGATCTATCAAAATAACTCGTATTCTAGGTATATAATGTCATGGCAATgagataacaaaaaaaatcttgccgATTGACTGaactaaaattaaaataaccGAGAACGTTGCACATAAGAAACCATTCTCTACCAATATGAAATTTTACTCTCAAATTTCGTGACAATCACGtcgaaacatgttttccaactGATAAAGATATAAACCCTGTATTTATATAATGTCATGAAATAACCCGGATATATATATTACCGGGTGACCCACCTTGCCCTATCTTGCCCGACCTAATCAACTGATTACATGTTAGTACATGCTGAGAAATGAATTAATGGCACTTGCATTCGATTAGTCATCAGTtgtttccaaatcaatatttaGAATGCGCGCAGTGTTACATTTTTGATTGGACCATACACCATCATCCTAAAACAATGTGTGCTACAAGCGTTATACTCATTCgcggtttttattttatttctataCAGAATGCTGGTCGTGTTTCCACATTAAGTGCTTACCGCTAGCCGTTCACGATATGTGCCAAAGAAATACCGACGTTTATCCGATGATGCCGGCCACCTACAGTACCGACAAGGTAAGTGACAAATCTATATCCTGCTGCTGGCTGGATCACAAAATGCATTGTGTAAAGTGGGACATTTTTGTTTGATGATTCAGAATAAAATCTATTctcagaaaatatatttttcaaaggaTCGATGATTTGCATGGAATTAAAAATTGTCACACGATCCGATACGTAGGAAATCAGTAACTTAACAAATCGTTCTTTCGCTTTTCAAAAACGTAGTCAATTAACGAGTGGACGTCAGCAAACGTTCTGGAATGGATGGCCGCGAACAACCTGTACACCTACGCTGACGTGTTCAAAGCGAAAGATATAAAAGGCTGTGATTTAACGAACTTGGATCGTGATAAACTAGGAGTAGGTTTCCACCGAAACGAAGATCTGACTTCCTAATGTTCATACTTTTTCTATCCCTCTATCCCTTCCCCACACAGCAAATGGGTATTAAAAATGAATTCCATCAGCAAACAATCCTAGCGTCCATAAAGGATTTGCTGACGAGTGCGGACAAGCCGATCCAAAGCGGTGGAACGATGCGGACCATCAGCGGCGGAAGCGGAATCGTGCTGAAGATCGCCGGTGACGATAGCAGCCTCTGCAGCAGCACCGGCGATCCGGCGGCGGTTGGCAAGCACTCGCACGAGCTGGTCAACCATTCGTTCTTGAAGCTGGTTAAATGTGATAAGTGTCAGCAGTACTTGCGCGGGCTGATACATCAGGGATTGCTTTGCAAGCAGTGTAATCTCATTGTCCACCGGCAGTGCTCGGCCACGGGGCTTGTCGGGTTGCCGTGTACGGCAACAGCTGGAGCGGACAACGGTGGAAGTCGGACGGCAACGACAACGATGTTGGCGCCCAGCCGAATCCAGCCGGTGTTCGGGGTGGGGCTGTGCCATCAGTTCAACGTGGACCAGCTGCCGGCACCGCAGATCGTGATAATACTCTGCAACGAGCTCGAGCAGAAGGCGCTATGCGATGACAACCTAGATCTGTACAAACTCTACCGGACGACACAGTCCAGCTACGACGAGGTGAACAAACTACGCGAATCGCTCAACGAGAATCTGATCAATACCGATCTCAGCAGCTACACGCCTGAGTGTGTGGCCACGGTGCTGAAGAAGTTCCTGCGTGAGCTGCCCGACCCGATCATTCCGGTTCTGTTCTACGACAAATTCGTGGAGGCCTCAAGTACTATCCTTTTTCCTGGCGTTGATTTGTGTTCAAAAAACTAAATTTCTGTTTTTAATCGTCTTTGCAGAGATCATCAGCGACACGGTGGCGGCGGAAACGCTGCGGCTGCTTATTCACGAGCTGCCGGTTCACCACGGCAACACGCTCAAACACATCATGGTCCATCTGATACGAATCTGTCGAATGCAGTGCCAGCGGGGGATTGATAGTCAACCGACGATACTTATACAAGTATGGTGCCATATACTGTTGCGACCTCCCTGGGAGAAAATTGTGTACGTAGTACAACTTATACCGCATTTCCCAACACTCTCCCTCACAACAATCtaattttgcatttattttatttccagTCAAATCGTGTCAAACACGGAAAACCACCTGCGAATAATGGAGCTGCTACTGTACAAAATCGACTGGAAGGAGAAACTACCGGAGTTTGCATCGGCACCAGCGGTGCCTCCGCGGAAAATTTCCCGCAGCGCTGCGGGCCtccaacaacagcaacaacaatcgCAGCAATCCTTCCTGCAGCAGATCCCTAGTTCTTCTTCGTCGTCATCTTCTTCCCAGTCATCCGGCAGTCTGCGGAAGCCACCAGCCATTACGTCTCCGGCAGCTGTGATACCGTCGCCCCTGATCGGAGGGGCGATCTACAATAATTCCGGCATCAGTAGTGGTGGTAGTAGCGGCAGTGGCACCATCGGATCCACTGCTGGCGACGCTCGAGGGACGGCTATGTTCCGGATGGTGGGCGACGCGGACACGCCCGCCGACCTACGGGGAGCCGAATGGTACTGGGGTAAAATATCTCGAGACGAGGTCAAGGAGAAGATGACCGATGCGGCGGATGGGTCGTTCTTGGTGCGAGACGCCACGAGCGGAAATGGCGAGTACACGCTCACACTCAAGAAGGATGGAACCGATCGTGTGATCAAGATCTTCCACACCATGGACAAGTACGGTTTCACGAAGGAAGGCAGCCACAACAGTGTGGTCGACCTGATCAATTTCTACCGGAACGTATCGCTGAAAGAGTACAACACCATCCTGGATATAAAGCTGCTGTTTCCGATCTCACGATTCGAAGACGATAACTACATTAGCAGCGTCGGGGATGACACCCCTCGATTAGCGCAGAAGTTCATCGAGATATCGCAAACGCTGAACGAGAAACTTCACGAGCGAGAAAAACTGCAGGAGGATCTCAACTTGTCCAAAAACCAAGTCGATTTGAAAAAGCAAGCTCAGGAAGCGTTCATCGAAGCGGAAAAGTTGTTTCAGGACCAACTGGCGATACAGGCCAGATTTGTGAGCGAGGCGCAGCCTCACGAAAAACAGGGCATCAGCACCAACAACAAGCTGATCCGGGACCGGATGCAGGAGCTGAACCAGTGCCGGGACCAACTGCAGGAAGATATGAAGAACGAGAAAACACGAATCTGGCAGCTGGAGCGAGAAATCAACAAGCTCAATCCGATAATCATGTCTCTCAGCAAGGAAAAGTCCGGCTACAACGAGGAACTGAAACGGCAGGGCGTGACCGAGAGCCAAATCAAACAGATGGAAACGGATGGTTATTTCTCGCACAGCCAGGGCAGCCAGGACATGCCGCACAACGACGAAACCACCTGGCTGGTGCCGACGTTCAACCGAACGGACGCGGAGAAGGAACTGGCGCCGAAGCCGAACGGGACGTTCGTGATACGATCGGGCAGCGGCGGCCACTATGCTCTCTCGATCAAGTGCAACGATACCGTCAACCACTGCATTATCCAGCAGACGGAGCGGGGCTTCGGCTTTGCGGAACCGTACAACATCTACGATTCGCTCAAATCGCTGGTGCTGCATTACGCCACCAACTCGCTGGAGGAGCACAACGACACGCTGCAGACGACGCTCAAGTACCCGCTGCTGGCCGCCAACAAGCAGCAGTCCACCTAGGGAGGGAGGCCGGCTTTCGTTACGGACGGTAGGACGAACAAACGTTGTTTTCGTACAGTTGCCTGAGTTCGCATGGGATGACGGTAGGCAATCGTTTTAATTTTTCTCACCTGCGGTGAGACCTTTCCTTTTTTTAAACTAGATGTTTATTCAACGTTGGGAATCGCTGTTAACAGTCTTTTTTTTAAGAACTCTGTAGCTAGGAAGTTATGAAATACAGACATTAGTTAcgttttgatttgaaatttcgACGAATATTTTGCCAGCTGCGATTGCGAATTTCGATAAGGGATCTTCAAAGGGTGGGATCTTCGACAGATTAATGGAGGTTATCAGCTTCGGCGCTGCATGGAGCTCACATGGAGCTGGTTTcaatcgaaaacgatttaaatttTGCATTAATTGCTAGTTGTTTCAAAATCTTAGTAACACCAACATACCACCACCGCATCCATATTTCATCCTTACATTCAATGGACTTTTTTGCCATTAGGTATCGCCTCTATTGTCGGGTTAGGACTGACTTACGCTCTCAATACTAAACGCTGTAAAATGTAAATGAAACCAATTCTTCCGAAAACTTGATCTGTGTCACACTCAATGACGTGGTCGCCGATGTCACATCGTCTGTCGTAGTCGTTGCTTTCGTtgttaatataaatataattattgtGTACATATCAAGTGTTTGCGTTTTGTAACGCACCGCCGATCCGCAGTTTATCTGCGTTTGAATTTGTTAAAACTGAATTGCGGTATCCGAGTTAGCTCAGCAGTCTCCTATTTTAAGGGGTTGCATGTTCGGTTCAATCTTGTGAAGTTTCTACAAATTTTGTATTGGAAGATTGAATAGTTGCTTTTCATCTACAAGTTCTTTTCGATAGCTTCCAACTTTCGAATATTTGCATATACGAAAGCAGGGTGATAAAGCACGTCCAATCGCTAATGGTTGTTTCAActgtacttttttttattgattggtTGCAGATTTTTTAGATATGCAAAACGGAGTTTTAAAgaagttatgaaaatgtttaacgaagaatattttgaacacagacAGAAGTTTTCTCCCTTTGTTGCTTTTCAAGTCGATTGAGTGTAAATAACACATTCGTATGCTCTTCCACGTCACTGAACCCATGTAAGGTTTAATAAGATGGTTAAGCTTGGTATTGTCATCAAACTTTTAGTTTTCACCGAAGGAACAGGCTGAATCTGACGTCCGGAATCACCCTTCTTGAGTCCAAATACCCTTCTGGTTTTCACCGAGAAGACACGCCACCAGCTTCCATACGTCACTAAGATTTATAGATTCACACGTCTTGCACTGCGTGACTTCACATGCAACGATCGTCACGACTGTTAATCTCGTCGAAGACATCTGAGAAGGAGGGAGTAAGGTTTACTCTAAATCCCGTAATCttctttttgttgttgtttaggACAAGGGTCCTTCATGTGTCCTTTTTCCCGGGATGAGAAGCACGTGTTCTTAAGACCGTCAAAGAATATTCTTCCCTTGCCTTCCGCACAActgaaagtatgctcttttgggcagaaatacactcttttgcgggagaatgggactacccaCAAAAGGAGTAAAATTTGATGCATAAAAATGAAGTTGAAAAGAAAAGTTTTGCACACTTTTCCTTTTTTATGCATAAATGTGAATCATTTGTGAATAAAAGATAGTCATAattgtgcataatatttattcctGTTTGTTTGTGTGATTCTCCCACGAAAGAGCGTACTTTGAAGTCATAATTGAATACTTCATTATTAAAAAGAGCATACTTCAAAGTCTTTtgtgtgtaaacttttttagcagtgtaTTGTAGGGGGAATTGTCCTTCTTTTCGTCGATTTGTACACCGCGAACTCCCGTTACATGTGGGCGAGACCCGAATCTACCTGTGACTTGCTCGTAGCGTGTCATGGTTCCTGTGCCATCCACTAGCTGTCCGTTCGAATACGAACCTTTTCTTGGGCCTTCGTTCTTGCTCAATGTTTCCGTGATTGTCACCAGATTCGCGATTTGCATCAAATTGGCATACAACTTTTTCACGAAGGTAGCGATTCCTTCCAATAAAGGTCGTGAGCTAGGCAGGGGAGAATGGTACTTGCAGAGCAAAACGACTTAACacaaaattagcaaatattacaaataaaattcaaaattattatcgAAGCTGTAACGAAAAGTTCGAGACATTTAATtattttcacaaatatgaattccGTCTTTTGTCCTCTGATCATATGGCCAAGGT comes from Armigeres subalbatus isolate Guangzhou_Male chromosome 2, GZ_Asu_2, whole genome shotgun sequence and encodes:
- the LOC134210579 gene encoding uncharacterized protein LOC134210579 isoform X1, which produces MDSGGEDSTVIYRATVSYTSANVDELSYQKEDILEVYIPKTSIGGGAASTGNSSTTGGGWCTAINTRTKKNGYVQLQNLQCCNDNGAGSGNSSSMTTPSHYIPVAGLVAGGGDSSSAVAIGGSSSTSISSGSSSDPCVGGSNGTATAATTVPPVVTTVESTMAKLTITNSSKDVGIGGTGNGTSEDIYVSCVNPGAGLVNKVDELSSKSINKYHTTVPVYFVTPIICLICRDYIWGLGLQGRQCRQCWSCFHIKCLPLAVHDMCQRNTDVYPMMPATYSTDKSINEWTSANVLEWMAANNLYTYADVFKAKDIKGCDLTNLDRDKLGQMGIKNEFHQQTILASIKDLLTSADKPIQSGGTMRTISGGSGIVLKIAGDDSSLCSSTGDPAAVGKHSHELVNHSFLKLVKCDKCQQYLRGLIHQGLLCKQCNLIVHRQCSATGLVGLPCTATAGADNGGSRTATTTMLAPSRIQPVFGVGLCHQFNVDQLPAPQIVIILCNELEQKALCDDNLDLYKLYRTTQSSYDEVNKLRESLNENLINTDLSSYTPECVATVLKKFLRELPDPIIPVLFYDKFVEASKIISDTVAAETLRLLIHELPVHHGNTLKHIMVHLIRICRMQCQRGIDSQPTILIQVWCHILLRPPWEKIVQIVSNTENHLRIMELLLYKIDWKEKLPEFASAPAVPPRKISRSAAGLQQQQQQSQQSFLQQIPSSSSSSSSSQSSGSLRKPPAITSPAAVIPSPLIGGAIYNNSGISSGGSSGSGTIGSTAGDARGTAMFRMVGDADTPADLRGAEWYWGKISRDEVKEKMTDAADGSFLVRDATSGNGEYTLTLKKDGTDRVIKIFHTMDKYGFTKEGSHNSVVDLINFYRNVSLKEYNTILDIKLLFPISRFEDDNYISSVGDDTPRLAQKFIEISQTLNEKLHEREKLQEDLNLSKNQVDLKKQAQEAFIEAEKLFQDQLAIQARFVSEAQPHEKQGISTNNKLIRDRMQELNQCRDQLQEDMKNEKTRIWQLEREINKLNPIIMSLSKEKSGYNEELKRQGVTESQIKQMETDGYFSHSQGSQDMPHNDETTWLVPTFNRTDAEKELAPKPNGTFVIRSGSGGHYALSIKCNDTVNHCIIQQTERGFGFAEPYNIYDSLKSLVLHYATNSLEEHNDTLQTTLKYPLLAANKQQST
- the LOC134210579 gene encoding phosphatidylinositol 3-kinase regulatory subunit alpha isoform X4, yielding MDSGGEDSTVIYRATVSYTSANVDELSYQKEDILEVYIPKTSIGGGAASTGNSSTTGGGWCTAINTRTKKNGYVQLQNLQCCNDNGAGSGNSSSMTTPSHYIPVAGLVAGGGDSSSAVAIGGSSSTSISSGSSSDPCVGGSNGTATAATTVPPVVTTVESTMAKLTITNSSKDVGIGGTGNGRDYIWGLGLQGRQCRQCWSCFHIKCLPLAVHDMCQRNTDVYPMMPATYSTDKSINEWTSANVLEWMAANNLYTYADVFKAKDIKGCDLTNLDRDKLGQMGIKNEFHQQTILASIKDLLTSADKPIQSGGTMRTISGGSGIVLKIAGDDSSLCSSTGDPAAVGKHSHELVNHSFLKLVKCDKCQQYLRGLIHQGLLCKQCNLIVHRQCSATGLVGLPCTATAGADNGGSRTATTTMLAPSRIQPVFGVGLCHQFNVDQLPAPQIVIILCNELEQKALCDDNLDLYKLYRTTQSSYDEVNKLRESLNENLINTDLSSYTPECVATVLKKFLRELPDPIIPVLFYDKFVEASKIISDTVAAETLRLLIHELPVHHGNTLKHIMVHLIRICRMQCQRGIDSQPTILIQVWCHILLRPPWEKIVQIVSNTENHLRIMELLLYKIDWKEKLPEFASAPAVPPRKISRSAAGLQQQQQQSQQSFLQQIPSSSSSSSSSQSSGSLRKPPAITSPAAVIPSPLIGGAIYNNSGISSGGSSGSGTIGSTAGDARGTAMFRMVGDADTPADLRGAEWYWGKISRDEVKEKMTDAADGSFLVRDATSGNGEYTLTLKKDGTDRVIKIFHTMDKYGFTKEGSHNSVVDLINFYRNVSLKEYNTILDIKLLFPISRFEDDNYISSVGDDTPRLAQKFIEISQTLNEKLHEREKLQEDLNLSKNQVDLKKQAQEAFIEAEKLFQDQLAIQARFVSEAQPHEKQGISTNNKLIRDRMQELNQCRDQLQEDMKNEKTRIWQLEREINKLNPIIMSLSKEKSGYNEELKRQGVTESQIKQMETDGYFSHSQGSQDMPHNDETTWLVPTFNRTDAEKELAPKPNGTFVIRSGSGGHYALSIKCNDTVNHCIIQQTERGFGFAEPYNIYDSLKSLVLHYATNSLEEHNDTLQTTLKYPLLAANKQQST
- the LOC134210579 gene encoding phosphatidylinositol 3-kinase regulatory subunit alpha isoform X8 encodes the protein MTTPSHYIPVAGLVAGGGDSSSAVAIGGSSSTSISSGSSSDPCVGGSNGTATAATTVPPVVTTVESTMAKLTITNSSKDVGIGGTGNGTSEDIYVSCVNPGAGLVNKVDELSSKSINKYHTTVPVYFVTPIICLICRDYIWGLGLQGRQCRQCWSCFHIKCLPLAVHDMCQRNTDVYPMMPATYSTDKSINEWTSANVLEWMAANNLYTYADVFKAKDIKGCDLTNLDRDKLGQMGIKNEFHQQTILASIKDLLTSADKPIQSGGTMRTISGGSGIVLKIAGDDSSLCSSTGDPAAVGKHSHELVNHSFLKLVKCDKCQQYLRGLIHQGLLCKQCNLIVHRQCSATGLVGLPCTATAGADNGGSRTATTTMLAPSRIQPVFGVGLCHQFNVDQLPAPQIVIILCNELEQKALCDDNLDLYKLYRTTQSSYDEVNKLRESLNENLINTDLSSYTPECVATVLKKFLRELPDPIIPVLFYDKFVEASKIISDTVAAETLRLLIHELPVHHGNTLKHIMVHLIRICRMQCQRGIDSQPTILIQVWCHILLRPPWEKIVQIVSNTENHLRIMELLLYKIDWKEKLPEFASAPAVPPRKISRSAAGLQQQQQQSQQSFLQQIPSSSSSSSSSQSSGSLRKPPAITSPAAVIPSPLIGGAIYNNSGISSGGSSGSGTIGSTAGDARGTAMFRMVGDADTPADLRGAEWYWGKISRDEVKEKMTDAADGSFLVRDATSGNGEYTLTLKKDGTDRVIKIFHTMDKYGFTKEGSHNSVVDLINFYRNVSLKEYNTILDIKLLFPISRFEDDNYISSVGDDTPRLAQKFIEISQTLNEKLHEREKLQEDLNLSKNQVDLKKQAQEAFIEAEKLFQDQLAIQARFVSEAQPHEKQGISTNNKLIRDRMQELNQCRDQLQEDMKNEKTRIWQLEREINKLNPIIMSLSKEKSGYNEELKRQGVTESQIKQMETDGYFSHSQGSQDMPHNDETTWLVPTFNRTDAEKELAPKPNGTFVIRSGSGGHYALSIKCNDTVNHCIIQQTERGFGFAEPYNIYDSLKSLVLHYATNSLEEHNDTLQTTLKYPLLAANKQQST
- the LOC134210579 gene encoding phosphatidylinositol 3-kinase regulatory subunit alpha isoform X3, producing MDSGGEDSTVIYRATVSYTSANVDELSYQKEDILEVYIPKTSIGGGAASTGNSSTTGGGWCTAINTRTKKNGYVQLQNLQCCNDNGAGSGNSSSMTTPSHYIPVAGLVAGGGDSSSAVAIGGSSSTSISSGSSSDPCVGGSNGTATAATTVPPVVTTVESTMAKLTITNSSKDVGIGGTGNGTSEDIYVSCVNPGAGLGRDYIWGLGLQGRQCRQCWSCFHIKCLPLAVHDMCQRNTDVYPMMPATYSTDKSINEWTSANVLEWMAANNLYTYADVFKAKDIKGCDLTNLDRDKLGQMGIKNEFHQQTILASIKDLLTSADKPIQSGGTMRTISGGSGIVLKIAGDDSSLCSSTGDPAAVGKHSHELVNHSFLKLVKCDKCQQYLRGLIHQGLLCKQCNLIVHRQCSATGLVGLPCTATAGADNGGSRTATTTMLAPSRIQPVFGVGLCHQFNVDQLPAPQIVIILCNELEQKALCDDNLDLYKLYRTTQSSYDEVNKLRESLNENLINTDLSSYTPECVATVLKKFLRELPDPIIPVLFYDKFVEASKIISDTVAAETLRLLIHELPVHHGNTLKHIMVHLIRICRMQCQRGIDSQPTILIQVWCHILLRPPWEKIVQIVSNTENHLRIMELLLYKIDWKEKLPEFASAPAVPPRKISRSAAGLQQQQQQSQQSFLQQIPSSSSSSSSSQSSGSLRKPPAITSPAAVIPSPLIGGAIYNNSGISSGGSSGSGTIGSTAGDARGTAMFRMVGDADTPADLRGAEWYWGKISRDEVKEKMTDAADGSFLVRDATSGNGEYTLTLKKDGTDRVIKIFHTMDKYGFTKEGSHNSVVDLINFYRNVSLKEYNTILDIKLLFPISRFEDDNYISSVGDDTPRLAQKFIEISQTLNEKLHEREKLQEDLNLSKNQVDLKKQAQEAFIEAEKLFQDQLAIQARFVSEAQPHEKQGISTNNKLIRDRMQELNQCRDQLQEDMKNEKTRIWQLEREINKLNPIIMSLSKEKSGYNEELKRQGVTESQIKQMETDGYFSHSQGSQDMPHNDETTWLVPTFNRTDAEKELAPKPNGTFVIRSGSGGHYALSIKCNDTVNHCIIQQTERGFGFAEPYNIYDSLKSLVLHYATNSLEEHNDTLQTTLKYPLLAANKQQST
- the LOC134210579 gene encoding phosphatidylinositol 3-kinase regulatory subunit alpha isoform X5, with translation MCQVQDKKCFGVQNLQCCNDNGAGSGNSSSMTTPSHYIPVAGLVAGGGDSSSAVAIGGSSSTSISSGSSSDPCVGGSNGTATAATTVPPVVTTVESTMAKLTITNSSKDVGIGGTGNGTSEDIYVSCVNPGAGLVNKVDELSSKSINKYHTTVPVYFVTPIICLICRDYIWGLGLQGRQCRQCWSCFHIKCLPLAVHDMCQRNTDVYPMMPATYSTDKSINEWTSANVLEWMAANNLYTYADVFKAKDIKGCDLTNLDRDKLGQMGIKNEFHQQTILASIKDLLTSADKPIQSGGTMRTISGGSGIVLKIAGDDSSLCSSTGDPAAVGKHSHELVNHSFLKLVKCDKCQQYLRGLIHQGLLCKQCNLIVHRQCSATGLVGLPCTATAGADNGGSRTATTTMLAPSRIQPVFGVGLCHQFNVDQLPAPQIVIILCNELEQKALCDDNLDLYKLYRTTQSSYDEVNKLRESLNENLINTDLSSYTPECVATVLKKFLRELPDPIIPVLFYDKFVEASKIISDTVAAETLRLLIHELPVHHGNTLKHIMVHLIRICRMQCQRGIDSQPTILIQVWCHILLRPPWEKIVQIVSNTENHLRIMELLLYKIDWKEKLPEFASAPAVPPRKISRSAAGLQQQQQQSQQSFLQQIPSSSSSSSSSQSSGSLRKPPAITSPAAVIPSPLIGGAIYNNSGISSGGSSGSGTIGSTAGDARGTAMFRMVGDADTPADLRGAEWYWGKISRDEVKEKMTDAADGSFLVRDATSGNGEYTLTLKKDGTDRVIKIFHTMDKYGFTKEGSHNSVVDLINFYRNVSLKEYNTILDIKLLFPISRFEDDNYISSVGDDTPRLAQKFIEISQTLNEKLHEREKLQEDLNLSKNQVDLKKQAQEAFIEAEKLFQDQLAIQARFVSEAQPHEKQGISTNNKLIRDRMQELNQCRDQLQEDMKNEKTRIWQLEREINKLNPIIMSLSKEKSGYNEELKRQGVTESQIKQMETDGYFSHSQGSQDMPHNDETTWLVPTFNRTDAEKELAPKPNGTFVIRSGSGGHYALSIKCNDTVNHCIIQQTERGFGFAEPYNIYDSLKSLVLHYATNSLEEHNDTLQTTLKYPLLAANKQQST
- the LOC134210579 gene encoding phosphatidylinositol 3-kinase regulatory subunit alpha isoform X6, which gives rise to MLKFSVQNLQCCNDNGAGSGNSSSMTTPSHYIPVAGLVAGGGDSSSAVAIGGSSSTSISSGSSSDPCVGGSNGTATAATTVPPVVTTVESTMAKLTITNSSKDVGIGGTGNGTSEDIYVSCVNPGAGLVNKVDELSSKSINKYHTTVPVYFVTPIICLICRDYIWGLGLQGRQCRQCWSCFHIKCLPLAVHDMCQRNTDVYPMMPATYSTDKSINEWTSANVLEWMAANNLYTYADVFKAKDIKGCDLTNLDRDKLGQMGIKNEFHQQTILASIKDLLTSADKPIQSGGTMRTISGGSGIVLKIAGDDSSLCSSTGDPAAVGKHSHELVNHSFLKLVKCDKCQQYLRGLIHQGLLCKQCNLIVHRQCSATGLVGLPCTATAGADNGGSRTATTTMLAPSRIQPVFGVGLCHQFNVDQLPAPQIVIILCNELEQKALCDDNLDLYKLYRTTQSSYDEVNKLRESLNENLINTDLSSYTPECVATVLKKFLRELPDPIIPVLFYDKFVEASKIISDTVAAETLRLLIHELPVHHGNTLKHIMVHLIRICRMQCQRGIDSQPTILIQVWCHILLRPPWEKIVQIVSNTENHLRIMELLLYKIDWKEKLPEFASAPAVPPRKISRSAAGLQQQQQQSQQSFLQQIPSSSSSSSSSQSSGSLRKPPAITSPAAVIPSPLIGGAIYNNSGISSGGSSGSGTIGSTAGDARGTAMFRMVGDADTPADLRGAEWYWGKISRDEVKEKMTDAADGSFLVRDATSGNGEYTLTLKKDGTDRVIKIFHTMDKYGFTKEGSHNSVVDLINFYRNVSLKEYNTILDIKLLFPISRFEDDNYISSVGDDTPRLAQKFIEISQTLNEKLHEREKLQEDLNLSKNQVDLKKQAQEAFIEAEKLFQDQLAIQARFVSEAQPHEKQGISTNNKLIRDRMQELNQCRDQLQEDMKNEKTRIWQLEREINKLNPIIMSLSKEKSGYNEELKRQGVTESQIKQMETDGYFSHSQGSQDMPHNDETTWLVPTFNRTDAEKELAPKPNGTFVIRSGSGGHYALSIKCNDTVNHCIIQQTERGFGFAEPYNIYDSLKSLVLHYATNSLEEHNDTLQTTLKYPLLAANKQQST